Part of the Pelodiscus sinensis isolate JC-2024 chromosome 15, ASM4963464v1, whole genome shotgun sequence genome is shown below.
TTTTATATCCGACTCGCTTTCCCTCTCACATATAACATTTATCTTATTCCTTCCGGCAACTCGAAAGCACCCACCTCTTCACGGATCTGCTTCCACGTCCCCAGCCACTCAGAGTCCAAATAAAACGTCACGAGAAAGGAATGAAACAGCAGGTTTTTATTATCCGGAGAGTACAAACCCCAGTTTTGCACTGGTTTCTTACCCTACCTGTTGATTTTGTGAAGCACCCTTAGAAAGCCGCTATCGGAGGTTTTAATCGGAAAAGAATCAACGTGTGCTCTGGCTCCGAGGGGCACCCAGCGCACCCGGTCAGGGATCGGTCCCCCGCTTCTTGCGCTAGGCACCGTCGGTCGTTAAGGCAGCGTGCAGAGTGGAGAATCACAGCGAATTTGCGATAGGGTCAATTCCTGCAGCTCCGCTCAGATTGACGCGGGGGAAGTCGTACCTTCCCAGAACGCCCCCTCCGACGCTACCGCTTCTTGATGGACGCCAGGTAGGCAAACCAGAAGAGAGCCACGAGATTTCCGAACAACACCCGGAACTGTGGAGAGAAGGGTCAAGAAACAGGCCGGTCGGGGACCGACAATCCCCTAGCAAGGGGACCTGGGTGAATTACTATacggcagtgtttcttaaagtgtgttccgcggcacacccGGTGCGgtgagaacagaattcaaaatggctgcccttaaagggacaagcctctttttggggttgggggcagggtccgggagagggctgtgacctggggcagggggttggggtgcagggtccgggagggggctgtgccctgggacagggggttgggatgcagggtccaggagggggctgtgatcagggccaggggggtggggcgcagggtccgggagggggctgtgccctgggaatgggggttggggtgcagggtccaggagggggctgtgatcagggccaggggggtggggcgcagggtccgggagggggctgtgccctgggaatgggggttggggtgcagggtccaggagggggctgtgccctgggaatgggggttggggtgcagggtccaggagggggctgtgatcagggccaggggggtggggcgcagggtccgggagggggctgtgccctgggacagggttgggggggcagggtccgggagggggccatgacctggggcagggggagcagggtccgggagggggccGTGATCAGTGccagggggttggggcgcagggtccgggagggggccGTGATcagggccagggggttggggcgcagggtccgggagggggaagtgatcagagccagggggttggggcgcagggtccgggagggggccGTGATcagggccagggggttggggcgcagggtccgggagggggaagtgatcagagccagggggttggggcgcagggtccgggagggggccGTGATcagggccagggggttggggcgcagggtccgggagggggaagtgatcagAGCCAGGGCGTTGGGgcgcagggtccgggagggggaagtgatcagAGCCAGGGCGTTGGGgcgcagggtccgggagggggccGTGATcagggccagggggttggggcgcagggtccgggagggggaagtgatcagAGCCAGGGCGTTGGGgcgcagggtccgggagggggaagtgatcagagccagagggttggggcgcaaggtccgggagggggctgtgccctggagcagggggttggggcgcagggtccgggagggggctgtgatcagAGCCAGGGCGTTGGGgcgcagggtccgggagggggaagtgatcagagccagagggttggggcgcaaggtctgggagggagctgtgccctggagcagggggttggggcgcagggtccgggagggggctgtgatcagAGCCAGGGCGTTGGAGCGCAAGGtgcgggagggggctgtgccctggggtagggggttggggcgcagggtccgggagggggctgtgatcagAGCCAGGGCGTTGGGGCGCAAGGTCcgggagggggctgtgccctggggcagggggttggggcgcaaggtccgggagggggctgtgccctggggcatggggttggggcgcagggtccgggagggggctgtgccctggggcagggggttggggcgcagggtCCGGGAGGTGGCTGTGATCAGAGCCAGGGCGTTGGGGCGCAAGGTCcgggagggggctgtgccctggggcagggggttggggcgcagggtccgggagggggctgtgcttcccccacccccaacaaaaaaaatcctcagtgctccccataaaaaaaaaaaatatatatcgttgcgtgttcctcagtcttaaaaagtttaagaaacaccgatAAACGGGGACGCGATGCCCACTTGAAAAGCCGTGTCTCACAAACGTGTCCGAGTCCTTCCGAGGTGAGCCACGGAAGTATGCCAAAGAAATAAAAAACGAAGGAGATTTGACGTGTGAGGGTTGGAAAAAGGACCCCGGACACATCCCAGAGGCACCGAGCGGGCGCGACTTACCTGCAGAGGCACGTAATTGACGTTCACAAACTGGACGGGCGTCCAAACTTTCCAGTTCATTTTGAGCGCCGCCCAGTAGCTACTCCGCATCTTCTCCGTGAACGCGGACAGGTCCTTCCCCTGGAAGGCAAGGAACGGCGGTGACGGGCCGGCACACGGCGGAGGGTCCCTGTTCTGTGCCCCCCCAGGGAGAGGCGCCTACCTCCAGCAGGTTCATGACGAAGAAGAAGAGGACCAGGAAAGGGGGGGCCACGAGCAGACGATCCACCAGAAGCCTCTTGATCACGGCAAAAGCGGCATCCGGTGGGATCAGCTGCTCCAGGTACAGGTAGAAATAGTGACTGAGCGGCCCTGTGAACAGAAAACTGACAAACCAGAGGGTGTGACCAGACGGCAACGACCTTCCCCCGGTGTCCTCCCACCCCGTGACCACAAGAAcacaacacccctctgccgaAATCCAGGGCGCTTTACCCCACTGGCCAGATCGGAAGGGAGAGCCGAAAGGATAAGTGATGTGACCAAGGTCACAACGGCCGTCGGTGGCGGAGCCGGCTACAAGTAGCACCTGAAGCTCTCCGGCCGCCTCCGCCTCCTCTTCTCGTAGGAGTCGACAGGAGAGCGCTCGGAGGCCGACCGGTCGTGGCTAAGCCAACACAACCAATCGATGGCCACAGCAGCGATCCAGCGGAGGCACGTCCTGTGGGTCAACACACCTGTACCGCTGAGGGTTTCCTGATTTTTCTGGCTTCTCCACCTTCAGTTTAATTTCCTGATGGCTGAGATTTGAGTCCTCGAAAGACCAGACACGGGACCTGTTCGTACTGGGGTGTGTAGCCACTCCCTAGCCTCCCCCAGTAAAGCAAGCAAGGTCCTTCAGGCTGAGAGATTCTCCAAGCACGTCCGAGTCAGATAATCTCGGTTCGTAGCTTGCAAACCAGACCAAAAGTGACACTCGAATGGTCACTTGGCTGGTGACTGGAGGTCGGTGGCCACCgcagaatcctagaacaggaagggacctcgggaggtcatcaagtcccgtcccctgccctcccggcaggaccaagcaccgtctagagtagaccatccctggtagacatctacagaatcataggacactagaacgggaagggacctcgagaggtcaccaagaccagtcccctgctctcatggcaggaccaagcaccgtctagaccatccctggtagatgtctacaaaatcataggacactagaacgggaagggacctcgagaggtcatcaagtccagtcccctgacctgccggcatgaccaagcaccatctagaccatccctggtagatgtctacaaaatcataggacactagaacgggaagggacctcgagaggtcatcaagtccagtcccctgacctgccggcatgaccaagcaccatctagaccatccctggtagatgtctacaaaatcataggacactagaacgggaagggacctcgagaggtcatcgagtccagtcccctgacctgccggcatgaccaagcaccatctagaccatccctggtagatgtctacaaaatcataggacactagaacgggaagggacctcgagaggtcatcaagtccagccccctgccctcccggcaggaccaagaaccttctagaccatccctggtcgatgtctatccaacctgctcttgactatctccagtgatggagactccacaaacTCCTtcggcaatttattctagtgtttaaccattcAGACAATTAAGAAGTTTTCCCCCGTGTTCGACCTTTCTGCGATTTAAGACGTTTGCTTCTCGGccgatcctcagaggccaaggagaacaatttttctccctccccgtTGTAACActattttagatacttgaaaaccccactcagttttctcttttccgaactgaacccaattccttcagttttCCTTCCTAGCTCACATCTCCTAGATTTTTAATCGATTTGGTTGCTCGTCACTGGACCATCTCCCccctcggtcttctcctttccaaacaaaacaagcccagttctttcagtcttccctcatcgctcaCGTTTTCGAGACCttgaatagttttttttaaaggaaaggacccatctctatggctacgtctagactgcacgccttttccgacagaggctttgtcaacagataccgtcgacaaagcctctgtcgaaaaagcacgGCTAGACTCcaaccagttctgtcgaaaaagcaagccgcgttTTCAAATTGGAGCGTagaggctctctttcgaaaaagcagtttgcatgcaCTAGTGCCTTTtctcgacagaactctgtcgacaaaaaggcattattcctcatcagacgaggtttactgctgtcgacaaaatTGCCGGGTTCTCGCGACAGAACGCGGCAGAAAGCAAGCCGCGTTTTCCAATTGGAATGTagaggctctctttcgaaaaagcacagtttgcatgcaagagtgccttttttcgacagaactttgtcgacaaaaaggcattattcctcatcagACGAGGTTTACTGCGGTCGACAAAATTGCCGGGTTCtctcgacagaacgcggcagaaAGCAAGCCGCGTTTTCCAATTGGAATGTagaggctctctttcgaaaacgcacagtttgcatgcaatagtgccttttttcgacagaactctgtcgacaaaaaggcattattcctcgtcaaacgaggtttactgccatcaacaAAATTGCCGCGtgctgtcgacagaacgcggcagaaGTGGAGACGCAGGTATAAGTTaattgacaaaagtggacttttgtcaacaaaaccctgtagtctagacacatcctatgaagccaaccttccccttcCAGGTAGTCTAAGGCAGTTTTTCTCAACCAATCGTGTGACTCCCCTCAGAGGTACCCGAGAAACGTTGAGGGGCGAGGGGGGTTACatcaacaccactgaaatttggagaaaacgcaatgtttgttttaagttttacaatgcttcattatttttatacttctaacaccccaaaatttcatcgccatCCCGGCTACGATGAAGTGGTtgaaacaaacgtgttgcaatggtggACAAAATTTCTGTGCGTcggaaaactgtaggtattgggggtactgatatttaaacacacaaaaaaaggtactttaaaaaaaacggTCTTTGGCTCGGACACAGGAAATAGCTCTTTAATGCgatggtccccaatgcggtgcccggaggcgccatggcacccgctggggccccgaaaggttggggaccactgctaatGGAACTCCCACAGCACTAAAATGCTGGGATTGGATAGACCctacaataattcctcatttaacactatagatgcgtttctgaaaatgctcGTGCTAAGCAAAAAACGTACTACGCGAGGTCAATGTTCCCATTCCAAGTAACGGAAAAGTTGGGGGTTGCGTTTCACGGGGTGGCGGCAAAGTcagttttttgttggtgctgggtcatcaacgtcaacattagctatctagcaacacaagatgaCTCGCCACACGAGTCgctgcggtttgttaaaacacgaAGATAAACACGTGAGCGAGCGGAGGAGCGCTGCGACCACGTGAATTCAGCCGCTCGTGCGTATTACGCCTGTTTTAACCAACTTATACCGCGGcacgaagtagtccgccacttgattattttcgtgttatttcagggACGGTCATGTTATCCGAAAAACGTTCTAAAAAAAAtggtgctattgcgaaaacgtgttaagcgggcacgtgttaaacgagtcATTACtgtacaagcctctttcgaaagcgagCGTCTCGACAGCCACAAGCCTTccgaaaaagcgatccgctttctTAAAAGCGCGCACCCAGGCAATCCAGGaccgctctttcgaaaaagccgtgTTTGCGTTCCAggatgccttttttcgaaagagctctttcctcCTCGTAAAAGCAGCCTTACCAATATCAAAAAAAAACCCCGCCGCGATCTTTCGGTTTCATTTCGAAAGGACGCGATGGCAGTCTTGATGCAGgggactgtttttttttaaatgccacttttttcgaaaaaaaattccatagtctagacacaccctaaggcaggggtctccaacctttcgtggctgccgggtgcctgggcCGCTCATGCACCGGGCATCCGGGGGTGGTGCCGCTCCCAGagccggcaccgcgcatgtgctgtgcgcccggggcagAGGCCACCCACGCGCACtgggccggcaccgcgcatgtgccgcatgcccggggcaggGACCAACCCAGATGTTttggcaggtgcacataaatgcccccgcaggcgccatggcgcccgcaggaaCCGTGTTCGGGACCCTGCCCTAAGGTATCAGCGAATCCGGGTGATTCTCCTTCGTTACGGACCCATTGTGGTGCGTACAATAACGACACTCGGTCAGTCGTTTTGCGGAGAGATTACTTATACGCACCCACAAAATACGAACAGCTGGTCCGGGGAGTAACGAAATCGTGGCGCTGTGGTTCTTGTGGGCAACGGGGCTGCTTAATTTAAACTCCTCCACGACTGAGGGCTGAGTCTCCCGAGTCCACGGGCCGGCTGGGGGCGAGGAGGGATGCAGCTGGCTCCGGAACGGCACTTACCCATAGATGGCGAATCTCAGGGGACCGCTCAGGTCTAGGCTCTTGGACGTCCCCGGCTTTCGCCGGCTCCTCTCGATGACTTGGGACAAGAGGCTGCCAAGCGCGGACAACACAGCACTGCAGGCAGAGGGGCGGAGACTAGATTGGCGAGATCGCCCAGTCTAGATTGgcgcgtttttccgcaaaagcggaaaaagcttttgcggaaaaacttgccaggtgtctacactggccgcttgaatttccggaaaagcactgacgatctcctggaAGATCGtgagtgcttttccggaaatacgacgctgctcccgttcgggcaaaagtctttttccgaaagacgttggcgcaaaagggccagtgtagacagcacagtcgtgttttccgcaaaaaagccccgctggcgaaaatggcgatcggggcgtttttgcggaaaagcgcgtctagatgggccagggacgcttttcggcaaaacgtggaaaagcgtctgtgccaatctagacgctgttttccgcaaatgcttttaacgggaaaacgtttctgttaaaagcattggtggaaaatcatgccagtctagacgtagcccggggcaaatacccctcccccccccggggcaaAAGGGAACCCCGGGGAGGAAAACACCCACGGGTCCAGCAAGTCTGCTCAAGGCTGCGCCTTGCACCCGGGCCCAAGGAGACAGGGGCTGGCAGACGGTGGGGCAGCCCGTAAGAGCAAGGGGGTGAAAGCCAAGTCCCCGGCAGCCCCTTGGAGGGGTACAGGGGGGGCCTGTAAGAGCAAGGGGGTGAAAGCCAAGTCCCCGGcagttcctgggggggggggggagagaggcacgGGGGGAGGGCCCGTAAGAGCAAGGGGGTGAAAGCCAAGTCCCCGGcagttcctggggggggggagagaggcacgGGGGGAGGGCCCATAAGAGCAAGGGGGTGAAAGCCAAGTCCccggcagccccgggggggggggggggagaggcacagGGGGAGGGCCCGTAAGAGCAAGGGGGTGAAAGCCAAGTCCccggcagccccggggggggggggggggggggagaggcacagGGGGAGGGCCCGTAAGAGCAAGGGGGTGAAAGCCAAGTCCccggcagccccgggggggggggggggggagaggcacagGGGGAGGGCCCGTAAGAGCAAGGGGGTGAAAGCCAAGTCCccggcagccccggggggggggggggagaggcacagGGGGAGGGCCCATTAGAGCAAGGGGGTAAAAGTTAAGTCCCCGgcagcccctggggggggggagtcatggGGGGGCCTGTAAGAGCAAGGGGGTGAAAGCCAAGTCCCGGgtagccaggccgggggggggggggcacagcgtGTTCACAGGACTCTGCCCtagggcaggcggggcagggaggtgcCAGCTGGGCCCGGCcaagggggctgggaatgggggtaACGGCACAAgtcacagcagggcagggcactCATGGggggtcgggcgggggggggtcaggaccAGTTTCTCCCTCCGAGGGAGGGGCGGGTTCCCAATCTCCCACAGTGATGGGGGGGGCTGGATCCCTGGCCCCGATCTATTCCGGGGAGGGCTAgtcccccagcttggggggggggggggggagagtcagtcccagtctcttccggaggggggctggctccacagctggggGGGCAGTACGGTCTCCCGAGGGAGGGGCTGGTTCCTAAtctctcagggcaggggggttggtcCTGATCTACTGGAGGTGGGGGTCCCGGTctcccgcggggggaggggccggttcCCCGGTTGGGGGGGGGTCCCGGTctcccgcggggggaggggccggttcCCCGGTTGGGGGGGGTCCCGGTCTcccactgggggaggggccggttccccggttggggggggggtcccggtctcccgcggggggaggggccggttcCCCGGTTGGGGGGGGTCCCGGTctcccgcggggggaggggccggttccccgggtggggggggggtcccggtctcccgcggggggaggggccggttcCCCGGTTGGGGGGGGTCCCGGTctcccgcggggggaggggccggttccccgggtgggggggggtcccggtctcccgcggggggaggggccgatTCCCCGGTTGGGGGGGGTCCCGGTtccccggcggggggggaggggccggttcCCCGGTTGGGGGGGGGTCCCGGttccccggcggggggggggggggtcgcgccCGCGCGCGCGCACCTGGAGGCCGCCTTGGTGAGCAGcgggcgcatgcgcagcagcagcaggtagcGCGCGAGCAGCCGGCGGGGCAGCGGCGGTTTGGAGAGCGCCGGGCTCATCGCGCTGCGGTACCGGCTGCCCGGGGggcgccactgcgcatgcgccctgCGGCTCCGGTCTGGGGGGTACTGTGGGCGGGGCTCTGAGAGCCCAGGCAggcggcgcgggggcggggccaggtccGCGAGGGGCGGGGTCAGTATCAGGCCGGCTGCGGGGCCCTTTCGCCcattggctgagggaggggcgtGCGCCCAGCGCGGCCTGTGATTGgcgcagcgccgggggggggcggggaccggGCGGGCGGCGGTTCcgtaaggggcggggccaggcggaTCTCGCGGGATCCGGCCGCAGCGCGGGAAAGTTCGCGGGCGGCGGCGCCGGGATGGTGCTGAGGAACAGCGGGAGGCGGCGCGGCGAGCCCGGGGGCGGGGACCCCGACACCCCGCGGTGAGCGCCCGGGCCACGCCCCCCGGCCACCCTCCGCCCTGGCCACGCCCCCAACGGCCCCGGGCCCGGCCGCgcgccctcccgcccccgcatCCTTAGCCACGCCCCCCAACGGGTCCGGGCCACGCCCCCCGGCCACCCTCCGCCCTGGCCACGCCCCCCCAACGGCCCCGGGCCCGGccgcgccccctccctcccccgcatccttAGCCACGCCCCCCGGCCACCCTCCGCCCTGGCCACGCCCCCCACGGCCCCGGGCCCGGCCgcgcgccctccctcccccgcatccttAGCCACGCCCCCCGGCCACCCTCCGCCCTGGCCACGCCCCCAACGGCCCCGGGCCCGGCCgcgcgccctccctcccccgcatccttAGCCACGCCCCCCAATGGGCCCGGGCCACGCCCCCCAACGGCCCCGGGAACGGccgcgccccctccctcccccgcatccttAGCCACGCCCCCCGGCCCGCCTCCGCCCTGGCCACGCCCCCAACGGCCCCCCCCGCATATCCGccaagccccctccctctcctccacccaggCCGTGCCCCTCCCGTACCCTTGGCCACGCGTTCCCCCCCTAACGGCCACCCTCCCCATACCCGGCcacgcctcctcctcctctcgtaCCCTTGgccacgccccctctcctccagcactcTTAACCACGCCCCCTTCCAGCGGGAGGGCCCCCTCCATACCCTGGCCACGCCCCCTCCTCGCCTGCACTCTTAACCACGCCCCCTTCGAACGGCCCCCACTTCGTACCCTTGCcacgccccctccccatcccgcaCCGTTAGCCACGCCCCCCAACCGCCCCCATCCCCCGGCCACACGCCCCCTCCCAACGGTCCCCATACCTTAGccacgccccctcctcctcccgcacCCTTAGCCACGCCCCCTCCCAATGGCCACTCCCACTCTCCCCctagccacagcccctcccaacaGCCCCCCATACCCTGGCCACGCCCCCGCACCTTTAGCCAcgccctctcctcttcctgcacCCTTAGCCACGCCCCCTCCCAGTGGCCACTCCCACTCTCCCCCCTAGCCACACCCCCTCCCAACAGCCCCCCCACATGCCCTGGCCACGCCCTGTCCCGCACCCTCAgccacaccccctccccatcccacacccTTAGCCACGCCCCCCAATGGCTCCCATACCCCGgccacacctcctccccctcccgtgtTCTTAGCCTCACCCCCCCATCCCGACtgcgccccctcccacacccttaGCCACGCCCCCTCCCGACAGCCCCCATACCCTAGccactccccctcctgcactccagccaCACCCCCTCCCAATAACCCCCAAACTCCGGCCACGCCCCCTCCAAATGGCCCCTGAactccccttccagcccccccagccccaccccttccaccaccCACAGCCATGCCCCTCACAAGGGCCCCCCATCCTCTGGCCAcggccccttcccctgcctgcacccccagccgtgCCCCATATCCCAGTCACGCCTCTtcccgcccctccagccccctccccacggttcagccccgcccctcctctgtCTGCCCACTCAGCCACGCCCCCTTCCGtcggccctcccccccacacgcgacc
Proteins encoded:
- the PXMP2 gene encoding peroxisomal membrane protein 2 → MSPALSKPPLPRRLLARYLLLLRMRPLLTKAASSAVLSALGSLLSQVIERSRRKPGTSKSLDLSGPLRFAIYGFLFTGPLSHYFYLYLEQLIPPDAAFAVIKRLLVDRLLVAPPFLVLFFFVMNLLEGKDLSAFTEKMRSSYWAALKMNWKVWTPVQFVNVNYVPLQFRVLFGNLVALFWFAYLASIKKR